The Aureitalea marina genome includes a window with the following:
- a CDS encoding glycosyltransferase, producing MSRSYSFVVPVFNRPDEIQELLVSMTQQTTGIPFEVVIVEDGSSQSCEHIIKRFDTKLNITYLVKANTGPGHSRNYGMERASGNYFLILDSDCILPPEYLEEVDRYLDSDFHHCFGGSDAAHPEFNEFQKAVSHVMTSFLTTGGIRGSSRAVSQFEPRSFNMGLSREAYEQSGGFGRIHPGEDPDLSLRLLEQGYKTTFVPNAFVYHKRRIDLNKFYRQVRKFGLVRPIISLWHPSSAKITFWFPSFFVLGVLISVLLGVLQSSLYMVPLLVYCLLIMLEASLRSGGLKVGILAVLVLFVQFFGYGLAFLESTTKIRILGSDPESAYPELFFN from the coding sequence ATGAGCAGGAGTTACTCCTTTGTCGTTCCGGTTTTCAACAGACCAGACGAGATCCAGGAATTGTTGGTGTCCATGACTCAGCAAACTACTGGCATCCCATTTGAAGTTGTCATTGTGGAGGATGGTTCTTCTCAATCCTGTGAGCACATCATCAAACGATTTGACACCAAGCTAAATATTACCTATTTGGTCAAGGCCAATACGGGTCCCGGACATTCCCGCAACTACGGAATGGAAAGAGCGAGCGGTAATTACTTCTTGATCCTGGACTCAGACTGCATTCTACCACCGGAGTATTTAGAAGAGGTAGATCGATATCTGGATAGTGATTTTCATCACTGTTTTGGAGGTTCGGATGCCGCCCATCCGGAGTTCAATGAATTTCAAAAAGCGGTCAGTCACGTAATGACCTCTTTTCTAACCACCGGAGGTATCCGCGGTTCTAGCAGGGCGGTTAGTCAATTTGAGCCACGCAGCTTTAATATGGGACTCTCCAGGGAAGCATACGAACAGAGTGGCGGATTTGGGCGCATCCATCCGGGAGAAGACCCCGATCTGAGTCTTAGGCTTCTTGAACAAGGTTATAAGACTACCTTCGTACCAAATGCATTTGTTTATCACAAACGAAGGATAGATCTTAATAAGTTCTATCGGCAAGTTCGAAAGTTTGGTCTCGTTAGGCCCATTATTAGCCTTTGGCATCCTAGCTCGGCCAAGATCACCTTTTGGTTTCCCAGTTTTTTTGTCTTGGGAGTGTTGATCAGTGTTCTCCTAGGAGTTCTTCAGAGTTCACTGTATATGGTTCCATTGTTGGTCTATTGCCTGCTGATTATGCTGGAGGCCTCTCTGCGTTCCGGAGGATTAAAGGTTGGAATATTAGCGGTGCTTGTCTTATTTGTACAGTTCTTTGGCTATGGTCTCGCATTTCTTGAGAGTACTACAAAGATCCGAATCCTCGGGTCAGATCCAGAGAGCGCCTATCCCGAACTCTTTTTTAATTAA
- a CDS encoding DUF4835 family protein, which translates to MRSIIAIILIFSFTVSYSQELNATVNIDAVQTGQPNLQVFRTLEQQLTEYLNNTRWTNQAVKNQERIDCNFSIIVSAFDGTLFSASLQVQASRPVYNSTYDSPIYNYNDAQFNFDYIEFQPLVFNLNRFDSNLMSVIAYHVYTILALDAATFERGAGIPFFQTAKQIINTAAGSNFSGWKATDGQQSRFRYNDAILSNLFAPYQDVLYDYHRLGMDVMADNPREGKEAVIASMQGLKGINSRRPNSFVLRTFFDAKSQEISSMFSGGPQVDIANFVEDLNRMAPTKRNDWSQIKF; encoded by the coding sequence ATGCGTAGCATAATTGCAATCATATTAATATTCTCATTTACAGTTTCTTACAGTCAAGAACTTAATGCGACAGTTAATATTGATGCCGTTCAGACCGGTCAACCTAATCTCCAGGTGTTCAGGACCTTGGAGCAGCAACTGACGGAGTACCTAAACAATACTCGATGGACCAATCAGGCGGTCAAGAATCAGGAACGTATAGATTGTAATTTCAGCATCATTGTTTCTGCTTTCGACGGGACCCTTTTTAGTGCCAGCCTGCAGGTACAGGCGTCGAGGCCTGTATACAATTCGACCTACGATAGTCCGATCTACAATTACAATGACGCCCAATTCAATTTTGACTATATCGAGTTTCAACCCTTGGTTTTCAATCTTAACCGTTTTGATTCCAATTTGATGTCCGTGATTGCCTATCATGTCTATACAATCTTGGCCTTGGATGCCGCTACCTTCGAACGAGGAGCGGGAATTCCTTTTTTCCAGACCGCTAAGCAGATCATCAATACGGCTGCCGGGAGCAATTTTTCTGGTTGGAAGGCCACAGATGGACAGCAGTCCCGTTTCCGGTATAACGATGCCATCCTATCCAATCTCTTTGCACCATACCAAGATGTACTTTACGATTATCATCGCTTGGGTATGGATGTGATGGCCGATAATCCCAGAGAGGGTAAAGAGGCGGTAATTGCCAGTATGCAAGGCCTGAAAGGGATCAACAGCAGAAGGCCTAATTCCTTTGTCCTGAGAACATTTTTCGATGCGAAAAGTCAGGAGATCAGTTCGATGTTCAGTGGAGGTCCACAGGTTGATATTGCCAATTTTGTGGAGGACCTAAACCGTATGGCACCCACCAAAAGGAACGACTGGTCGCAAATCAAGTTTTAA
- a CDS encoding proprotein convertase P-domain-containing protein: protein MRKITLFLSALFVSTIGFAQLSANSTGVAGVTTNLERGGSEILLTHSNDPATIDDGIFCGPANPVALTSFRSYVLTDFGITGDFNVNRIQYGFFALDGVPGSGVDVTVEVWTTDAAFPTGNLTLLASATENVTAADVGLVLETAIDATVPAGSEMVIALRTPNDGLTTFSIGANNAGQTAPSWIQSLDCVGDDGIYDLDADFALSQSWVLNAVGEETEPGISCDSNNYEATGLPIDIDGGDTQTADCANAPNLVPVDVDAIGFVGMDAEIENVEITITHTWVSDLQIFLVSPSGTELLLSANNGGSDDNYVATVFEDGAPSIVGASAPFTGTFSPEGGTFADTFMGENVGGTWNLKVCDGAFGDTGQIVSFEMNVCAQPFNDVCDDAYALSCGDVYAGSTAGATDTAGNDGPDVYFSFTGEGDQEAVTLSLCDGGTGFDSILWVFTDCTLSELVATNDDSCGLQSELTFVSDGFSTYYIVVDGFSGSSSGDFSLEVACGPVTNDFCEGAESISCGETVTGTTDGATADNSELCGGEFNIGNGVWYTFTDDFGFSSDYTVSLCDGGTTYDSQLTVYEGDDCGNLTCVGGNDDFCGLQSEVSFTGDGNSTYYILVHGFGGSTGSYSLSVNCDPIPPPNDDIENAIDVDEIGFPYTDPAVAMPAATTEDGNPVDCNIDGANGVWYKFTATEAGFAEGEIVSPAGFSTVVFFRAPDEDSSEEDLIHIPNGNNQCLPSTTASILTVEGRTYYVFVTNQGGGTDINLDSGILGVEENGIEGFTFSPNPASDVLTLNALDVIERATVYNILGQEVIDRNIDATTGQLNVSSLSVGTYIMKVTVNGQVGTYKIVKQ, encoded by the coding sequence ATGAGAAAAATTACTCTATTTCTGAGTGCTTTATTCGTTTCGACTATTGGCTTTGCCCAGCTTTCGGCGAATAGCACCGGAGTTGCAGGAGTCACGACCAATCTAGAAAGAGGGGGCTCGGAGATCCTGCTCACTCATTCAAATGATCCAGCCACCATAGACGATGGTATTTTCTGTGGCCCGGCTAACCCTGTGGCCTTGACATCTTTCCGGTCTTATGTTCTAACCGATTTTGGTATTACTGGAGATTTCAATGTTAACCGTATTCAATATGGTTTCTTTGCTCTGGACGGTGTTCCTGGTTCTGGAGTTGATGTGACAGTCGAAGTGTGGACTACTGATGCAGCTTTTCCAACGGGCAATCTAACTTTATTAGCTTCAGCCACAGAAAATGTGACTGCCGCGGATGTCGGTCTTGTGCTTGAGACTGCAATTGATGCGACTGTACCCGCCGGTTCTGAAATGGTTATTGCACTTCGGACACCAAATGACGGTTTGACGACTTTTTCTATCGGAGCAAATAATGCAGGACAAACTGCACCATCATGGATCCAAAGTTTGGATTGCGTTGGTGACGACGGGATTTACGATTTAGACGCCGATTTTGCGTTGTCGCAATCTTGGGTGCTTAATGCAGTAGGTGAAGAGACAGAGCCTGGCATTAGTTGTGATTCTAACAACTACGAAGCGACTGGTCTTCCGATCGACATAGACGGTGGCGACACCCAAACTGCCGATTGTGCTAATGCGCCAAACCTGGTCCCTGTGGATGTTGACGCCATTGGTTTTGTCGGTATGGATGCAGAGATCGAAAATGTAGAAATTACAATTACCCACACCTGGGTATCTGATCTACAGATTTTCTTGGTCTCTCCTTCTGGAACAGAATTATTGCTGTCTGCCAATAACGGAGGAAGTGACGACAATTATGTAGCAACTGTATTTGAAGATGGTGCACCATCTATTGTTGGAGCATCTGCTCCATTTACAGGAACATTCTCTCCGGAAGGCGGAACTTTCGCCGATACCTTTATGGGTGAGAACGTAGGAGGAACCTGGAACTTGAAGGTTTGTGATGGTGCTTTTGGAGATACCGGACAGATCGTTTCTTTCGAAATGAATGTTTGTGCACAGCCATTCAACGATGTTTGTGATGACGCTTATGCACTGTCTTGTGGAGATGTTTATGCAGGAAGTACTGCCGGTGCAACGGACACGGCTGGAAATGATGGGCCTGATGTATATTTCTCTTTCACCGGAGAGGGCGATCAGGAAGCTGTTACCCTTTCGCTTTGTGACGGTGGAACAGGTTTTGACTCAATCCTTTGGGTATTTACAGATTGTACCTTGAGTGAGTTAGTTGCTACCAACGATGACTCTTGTGGATTACAATCAGAGTTAACTTTCGTATCTGACGGTTTTTCTACCTATTATATTGTTGTTGATGGGTTCTCCGGTAGTTCCTCAGGTGACTTCAGTCTTGAGGTAGCCTGTGGTCCTGTGACCAACGACTTCTGTGAAGGTGCCGAGTCTATCTCTTGTGGAGAGACTGTAACTGGGACAACCGACGGCGCAACTGCTGACAACTCTGAACTATGTGGTGGTGAGTTCAATATCGGAAACGGTGTATGGTATACTTTCACTGACGATTTTGGTTTCTCATCTGACTACACAGTTTCCCTGTGCGATGGAGGAACAACTTACGATAGCCAGTTAACCGTTTACGAAGGTGACGATTGTGGGAACTTGACCTGTGTTGGTGGAAATGATGATTTCTGTGGACTTCAGTCTGAGGTTTCTTTCACTGGTGACGGAAACTCTACTTACTATATCCTTGTTCACGGATTTGGAGGATCAACTGGTAGTTATAGCCTGAGCGTGAACTGTGATCCAATCCCACCACCAAACGATGATATCGAGAATGCTATCGACGTTGATGAGATCGGATTCCCTTACACTGATCCTGCTGTAGCCATGCCAGCGGCAACTACAGAAGATGGTAACCCAGTAGATTGTAATATCGATGGAGCCAATGGTGTATGGTATAAGTTCACTGCTACTGAAGCTGGTTTCGCTGAAGGCGAGATCGTTTCTCCAGCTGGATTCTCTACTGTTGTCTTCTTCCGCGCACCGGACGAAGATTCCTCTGAGGAAGATCTGATCCACATTCCGAACGGAAATAACCAATGTCTGCCTAGTACAACTGCGTCAATTCTTACTGTAGAAGGCCGTACGTACTATGTATTCGTTACCAACCAGGGAGGTGGAACAGACATCAACTTGGATTCTGGTATACTGGGTGTAGAAGAGAATGGAATCGAAGGATTCACTTTCTCACCAAACCCAGCTAGCGATGTATTGACTCTGAATGCTCTGGATGTAATCGAAAGAGCTACAGTTTATAACATCCTTGGTCAAGAGGTGATCGATAGAAACATCGATGCCACTACTGGTCAACTGAATGTATCCAGCCTTTCTGTTGGTACATATATTATGAAGGTGACTGTGAATGGTCAGGTAGGTACCTACAAGATCGTTAAGCAGTAA
- the recN gene encoding DNA repair protein RecN, whose amino-acid sequence MIKSISVRNFALIDDIEFDLEKGMTVLTGETGAGKSILLGAISLLLGKRADLSSAGDPEKKCVIEAEFDVSDLNLIHFFEQQQIDYEPLTIIRREILPGGRSRGFINDAPVNLNQMQALGKELVDIHSQFDTQTLNSQHYQLGVMDSMAGLEITMDEYQKLLRHYRKLEKEEKELSEELARSRRDLDYHQYLLQELDEIDLESVDQPQLELESEKLSNVEGIQETLHRIKAMMQQDAVGLMDQLFELRRELSSLSGFGEVYQSWADRSQSIIEELDDLSREIDRESDSLELDPERMSFVSEQLDHLQKLQDKHHVTDTDQLIGIREELRSQVDNSGQLEERIAQIQSELQATATKLSSLANKIHQGRKEIIRPFSDQFQEILADLGMPDAELNIILNHTAEFRDTGMDQLEWLFTANKGGRAGELAKVASGGELSRIMLAIKSILSRRKQLPTLIFDEIDTGVSGKIAEQMAIQMHQISRHSQLLAITHLAQVAAKGSHHLKVFKETDAVRTITHLKPLDEDARIVEIAQMIGGDQYSDSALAHARELLN is encoded by the coding sequence ATGATCAAATCCATTTCTGTTAGAAATTTTGCCCTGATCGACGACATCGAATTCGATCTGGAGAAAGGTATGACGGTACTCACCGGGGAGACCGGTGCCGGTAAATCCATACTCCTGGGTGCCATTTCCCTGCTATTGGGGAAACGGGCCGATCTGAGCAGTGCAGGTGACCCCGAAAAGAAATGCGTGATCGAAGCCGAATTTGATGTTTCTGATCTCAATTTGATCCACTTTTTCGAACAACAGCAGATCGACTATGAACCACTGACCATAATCCGTCGCGAGATATTGCCTGGTGGTCGTTCCCGGGGATTCATCAACGACGCTCCGGTCAACTTGAACCAGATGCAAGCATTGGGTAAAGAGTTGGTCGACATCCACAGTCAGTTTGATACCCAGACACTTAATTCTCAGCATTATCAGCTGGGGGTGATGGACAGCATGGCCGGCTTGGAGATAACTATGGATGAATACCAGAAGTTATTAAGACACTATCGAAAGCTGGAAAAGGAGGAGAAGGAGCTATCTGAAGAATTGGCTCGCTCTAGGCGGGACCTAGATTATCATCAGTACCTCCTGCAAGAGTTGGACGAGATCGATCTGGAATCTGTGGATCAGCCCCAATTGGAGTTGGAATCAGAAAAACTGTCCAATGTTGAAGGAATACAGGAGACCTTGCATCGGATCAAGGCCATGATGCAACAAGACGCCGTTGGATTGATGGACCAATTATTTGAACTTCGGCGGGAACTGTCTTCGCTCTCTGGTTTCGGGGAAGTGTATCAGTCCTGGGCAGATCGATCGCAATCTATTATCGAAGAATTGGACGATCTCTCCAGGGAGATCGATCGGGAATCTGATTCGCTGGAACTGGATCCGGAACGAATGTCTTTTGTGTCTGAACAACTCGATCACCTCCAGAAACTGCAAGATAAACACCATGTTACGGATACTGATCAATTAATTGGCATTAGGGAAGAGTTACGATCCCAGGTGGACAATAGCGGTCAATTGGAAGAACGTATCGCTCAGATACAATCCGAATTGCAAGCCACTGCCACCAAACTGAGCAGTTTGGCGAATAAGATCCATCAAGGACGAAAGGAGATCATCAGGCCCTTTTCAGATCAATTTCAGGAGATCCTGGCAGATCTGGGCATGCCGGATGCAGAATTGAATATAATCTTAAACCATACGGCCGAATTCAGGGATACTGGTATGGACCAGCTAGAATGGCTTTTTACAGCTAATAAAGGAGGTCGGGCCGGCGAATTGGCCAAGGTTGCCTCCGGTGGGGAATTAAGTCGCATCATGCTGGCAATCAAATCTATTCTCTCTAGGAGAAAGCAACTTCCAACCCTGATCTTCGACGAGATCGATACCGGGGTATCCGGTAAGATCGCAGAACAGATGGCTATTCAAATGCATCAGATCAGTCGGCATTCACAGCTATTGGCGATCACCCATCTGGCACAGGTTGCTGCAAAAGGTTCACATCATTTGAAGGTGTTTAAAGAGACGGATGCAGTACGAACAATAACCCACCTGAAACCATTGGATGAAGACGCCAGAATAGTGGAGATTGCTCAAATGATCGGAGGAGATCAATACTCTGATTCTGCCCTTGCACACGCCCGTGAATTGTTGAATTAA
- a CDS encoding enoyl-ACP reductase FabI, with product MSNNLLAGKKGIIFGALDENSIAWKTAERVHEEGGQIVLTNAPIAMRMGQINQLAEKTGSQIIPADATKLEDLENLVDQAMEILGGKLDFVLHSIGMSVNVRKGKHYTESNYDWTHKGWDVSALSFHKTMQVLYKKDAMNEWGSIVALTYMAAQRVFPDYNDMADNKAYLESIARSFGYFFGRDKKVRVNTISQSPTPTTAGQGVKGFDGFIAYAEKMSPLGNATAMDCANYTVAMFSDLTKRVTLQNLYNDGGFSNMGVSDAVMDAFVDSQ from the coding sequence ATGTCAAACAATCTACTAGCCGGAAAAAAAGGGATAATATTCGGTGCCCTGGATGAGAATTCAATCGCCTGGAAAACGGCCGAACGCGTACATGAAGAAGGAGGGCAGATCGTCTTAACCAATGCGCCAATTGCCATGCGAATGGGGCAGATCAACCAACTGGCCGAGAAAACGGGTTCCCAGATCATTCCTGCTGACGCGACCAAATTGGAAGACTTGGAAAACCTGGTAGATCAGGCCATGGAAATCCTGGGCGGTAAATTAGATTTTGTACTTCACTCCATTGGTATGTCTGTCAATGTGCGGAAGGGAAAACATTATACCGAATCCAATTATGACTGGACTCACAAGGGATGGGACGTATCTGCCTTGTCTTTTCACAAGACCATGCAGGTCCTGTATAAGAAAGATGCCATGAACGAGTGGGGTAGCATAGTTGCTTTAACCTATATGGCGGCTCAACGAGTATTTCCTGATTACAATGATATGGCAGATAACAAGGCTTATCTGGAGTCAATTGCGCGTAGTTTTGGCTATTTCTTTGGAAGGGATAAGAAAGTTAGGGTCAATACCATATCCCAGTCTCCTACACCTACAACCGCAGGTCAGGGAGTAAAGGGCTTTGATGGCTTCATTGCCTATGCAGAGAAAATGTCTCCTTTGGGTAATGCTACCGCTATGGATTGTGCCAACTATACGGTGGCCATGTTCAGTGATCTGACCAAGCGGGTAACCCTTCAGAATTTATACAATGATGGCGGTTTCTCCAATATGGGAGTGAGTGATGCTGTTATGGATGCATTTGTGGATTCACAATAG
- a CDS encoding CdaR family protein, whose translation MSESSQFKKSRPRIFFLFLLLSFVFWMMARSSRENSSRMELALAYENVPENSTVSAVAPQFLVAEIRTTGFQSLFYKLKSPELKINVGVYAAPEDTLVVIGKEELRQMIGRQLGQDGELRYLAGEDLTIPLERIIRKRLPIVADIQLAFEKGFRPIGQPNVQPDSVTLTGPQKLMESIQEVRTQPIEGENINSNVQRNSQFVLPAGLQSDYSSQEVTVELNVSEFIEKQIQISPQIINLPPETEIRLIPETVKVTFDISVDQFNAVGPDDFVVICDFNERNDQENFMIPRIDQYPEMVQRVELADKKIDYLIFK comes from the coding sequence ATGTCAGAATCTTCTCAATTCAAAAAATCGAGACCCAGGATCTTCTTCCTATTCCTATTGCTGTCCTTTGTCTTTTGGATGATGGCGCGCTCTTCAAGAGAAAATTCGAGTAGAATGGAACTTGCTCTGGCCTATGAGAATGTTCCGGAGAATAGCACCGTTTCGGCAGTAGCACCACAGTTTTTGGTAGCAGAGATCAGGACGACAGGTTTTCAGTCGTTGTTCTATAAATTAAAATCACCAGAGCTTAAGATCAATGTCGGGGTTTATGCGGCTCCAGAAGATACCCTGGTCGTAATCGGCAAGGAAGAACTTCGGCAAATGATCGGGCGTCAATTGGGACAGGATGGAGAACTCAGGTATTTAGCGGGAGAAGACTTAACCATACCGTTAGAGCGCATAATTAGAAAACGCCTACCTATAGTAGCGGATATTCAGTTGGCTTTTGAAAAAGGATTTCGGCCTATTGGACAGCCTAATGTTCAACCAGATTCGGTCACTTTGACTGGTCCTCAAAAGTTAATGGAATCTATTCAGGAGGTTCGCACACAACCGATAGAAGGAGAGAATATCAATTCTAATGTGCAGCGGAACAGCCAGTTTGTACTTCCCGCAGGCTTGCAATCTGATTATTCTTCTCAAGAGGTCACTGTAGAACTCAATGTATCGGAGTTCATTGAAAAACAAATTCAGATCAGCCCACAAATAATAAACTTGCCTCCAGAGACAGAAATACGGTTGATCCCGGAAACGGTCAAGGTGACCTTCGATATTTCTGTGGATCAATTCAACGCGGTAGGTCCAGATGATTTTGTGGTGATCTGCGACTTCAATGAAAGAAACGATCAGGAAAATTTCATGATCCCCAGGATCGATCAATATCCCGAAATGGTACAACGGGTAGAATTGGCAGATAAAAAGATCGACTATTTGATCTTCAAATGA
- the coaE gene encoding dephospho-CoA kinase (Dephospho-CoA kinase (CoaE) performs the final step in coenzyme A biosynthesis.), translating into MFLELGVPVYIADDRARELTNTSERIKIGIIELFGKEAYRQGELDRAYVAAKVFKDRSLLNDLNTIIHPVVGEDFLTWSRQQQAPYVIKEAAILFESGSYKGCDQIILVTADLKERIRRILLRDQTTKEEILDRMANQWSDEKKSEMSDFIIENNQLESTRAQVERIHLQLLEKSR; encoded by the coding sequence ATGTTCCTGGAATTGGGTGTTCCTGTTTATATTGCCGACGATAGGGCCAGGGAACTCACCAATACGTCCGAGCGGATCAAAATCGGAATCATTGAACTTTTTGGTAAGGAGGCCTATCGTCAGGGTGAGTTAGACCGGGCATATGTGGCCGCTAAAGTGTTCAAGGATAGATCCTTACTAAACGATCTCAATACTATAATTCATCCTGTTGTGGGAGAGGACTTCTTAACCTGGAGCCGGCAGCAGCAGGCACCTTATGTGATCAAGGAGGCCGCCATCCTTTTTGAGAGTGGGAGTTACAAGGGCTGTGATCAGATTATCTTGGTAACTGCCGATCTCAAGGAGCGAATCCGTCGAATCCTTCTTCGTGACCAGACCACCAAGGAGGAGATCCTGGATCGTATGGCGAATCAATGGTCAGATGAAAAGAAGTCCGAAATGTCAGACTTCATTATCGAGAACAACCAATTGGAAAGCACTAGGGCCCAGGTGGAAAGGATCCATTTGCAGTTACTCGAAAAGTCGCGCTAG
- a CDS encoding response regulator transcription factor produces MESENKKILLVEDDPNFGTVLKDYLSMNGYDVTHAKNGMEGFEKFKKDDFDLCILDVMMPYKDGFTLAKEIREKNEEVPIIFLTAKAMKEDVLKGYKVGADDYLNKPFDSEVLLMKIKAIIQRKSTDSLADSKQFEFQIGNFHLNSKLRFLTYKDEAPTKLSPKENDLLRLLALHKNDLMPRELALTKIWRDDNYFTSRSMDVYIAKLRKYLSHDDGVEIINIHGEGFRLVVKDEVDQ; encoded by the coding sequence ATGGAATCAGAGAATAAGAAAATTCTGCTTGTAGAGGACGATCCAAATTTTGGAACAGTTCTTAAAGATTACCTATCCATGAACGGATACGATGTGACTCACGCCAAAAATGGTATGGAGGGCTTCGAGAAGTTCAAGAAAGATGATTTCGACCTCTGCATCCTGGATGTCATGATGCCCTATAAGGACGGATTCACCCTTGCCAAGGAGATCCGTGAAAAGAACGAAGAAGTTCCCATTATATTCCTCACCGCCAAAGCGATGAAGGAAGATGTGTTGAAAGGCTATAAAGTGGGAGCAGACGACTATCTGAATAAACCCTTCGACAGTGAAGTTCTTCTGATGAAGATCAAGGCCATTATCCAGAGAAAGTCTACGGATTCCCTGGCAGACAGCAAACAATTCGAATTCCAGATTGGGAATTTCCATCTCAATTCCAAGCTGCGCTTTCTCACCTACAAGGACGAGGCGCCAACAAAATTATCTCCTAAGGAGAATGATCTGTTACGCTTGCTGGCCCTACATAAGAATGATCTGATGCCGCGAGAGTTGGCGCTTACCAAAATCTGGCGCGACGATAACTATTTCACCTCCCGCAGTATGGATGTGTATATCGCCAAGCTCAGGAAGTACTTGAGCCATGACGATGGGGTAGAGATCATCAATATTCACGGAGAGGGCTTCCGTCTGGTGGTCAAAGATGAGGTGGATCAGTAA
- a CDS encoding sensor histidine kinase, translated as MNKKLFAVLIALMSLALLGIIFVQGYWIRNSYQQKEDQFTIDVRQVLIEVSRRIQLREVEDYYAVYSSLADSVDIPDNVTLTELVYTTEDEDKNETVIYTDRIIEEDFKLSSTLFDTELDSIDFKKITNKKKTTRIVSGLDGRGAPQETMVESFSRLRDYERGQFEEAFKNISAKTPIHKRVQGEEIEQLLQEELLNRGLATSFEYAVYSKTLATKIRSRNFELDPKSTYGVPLFVNDDLNTSYRLYVNFSEKRKEVFGEILGMAILSIIFTSIIILAYASALSQLFKQRQISQIKSDFINNMTHEFKTPIATINLALDAMKNPMVADNKEFVSKYMKMIRDENRRMHAQVENVLRISKLEKNELDLPKERIKLHDLIEEAVGHVSLIVEDRGGYIKTHLGALKSSILANRHHMVNVITNVLDNAIKYSEEVPKIDLYTENVKNSIILKVRDQGIGMTKSVQKRIFEKFYREHTGDIHNVKGHGLGLAYVKRILDDHDAEIYVESEKGKGSTFVIKVQLIS; from the coding sequence ATGAACAAAAAGCTTTTTGCTGTCCTGATCGCGCTAATGAGCCTCGCATTGCTTGGGATCATATTCGTTCAGGGATATTGGATTCGAAATTCTTACCAGCAAAAGGAGGATCAGTTCACCATTGATGTTCGGCAGGTATTGATCGAAGTATCCCGTAGGATCCAACTGCGGGAGGTGGAAGATTATTATGCCGTATACAGTTCTTTGGCAGACAGTGTTGATATACCCGATAATGTCACCCTGACCGAGTTGGTGTACACCACAGAAGATGAAGATAAGAACGAGACAGTTATTTATACGGATCGAATTATAGAGGAAGATTTTAAACTCTCTTCAACTTTGTTCGATACGGAATTGGATTCCATTGATTTCAAAAAGATCACCAATAAAAAGAAGACCACTCGAATTGTAAGTGGATTGGACGGACGGGGCGCCCCCCAAGAGACCATGGTTGAGTCCTTTAGTCGGTTGAGGGATTATGAGCGTGGCCAATTTGAGGAGGCCTTCAAGAATATTTCTGCCAAGACCCCTATTCACAAGCGGGTCCAAGGAGAAGAGATCGAGCAATTGCTTCAGGAAGAACTGCTTAACCGCGGGTTGGCTACCAGTTTTGAATATGCGGTATACAGCAAGACATTAGCCACCAAGATCCGTTCCCGCAATTTCGAATTGGATCCAAAGAGCACCTATGGAGTTCCGTTGTTTGTGAACGATGATCTGAACACCAGTTACAGGCTTTATGTCAACTTTTCCGAAAAGCGAAAGGAAGTTTTTGGCGAAATTCTTGGGATGGCAATTTTGTCCATCATTTTCACCTCAATCATCATATTAGCATATGCCAGTGCGCTCTCACAGCTATTTAAGCAACGGCAGATCTCCCAGATCAAGAGTGATTTCATCAACAATATGACGCATGAGTTCAAAACTCCCATTGCAACGATCAACCTGGCATTAGATGCGATGAAAAACCCTATGGTCGCAGACAACAAGGAGTTTGTTTCCAAGTATATGAAGATGATCCGGGACGAGAACAGACGGATGCATGCCCAGGTAGAAAATGTATTGCGTATCTCAAAACTGGAGAAGAATGAATTGGACCTGCCTAAGGAAAGAATCAAACTCCACGATTTGATCGAGGAGGCTGTGGGGCATGTCAGTTTGATTGTAGAGGACAGAGGAGGTTATATCAAAACGCATTTAGGTGCGCTCAAGTCGTCGATATTAGCCAATCGTCATCATATGGTTAATGTGATAACCAATGTGTTAGACAATGCTATCAAGTATTCTGAGGAAGTGCCAAAGATCGACTTATATACCGAAAATGTTAAAAATAGTATTATCTTAAAGGTAAGGGATCAGGGTATTGGGATGACCAAGTCTGTTCAGAAACGGATCTTTGAGAAATTTTACCGGGAACACACCGGCGATATCCACAATGTGAAGGGCCACGGGCTAGGTTTAGCCTATGTTAAAAGGATCCTGGACGATCACGATGCCGAGATCTATGTGGAAAGCGAAAAAGGAAAAGGAAGCACATTTGTCATTAAAGTACAGTTAATATCATAG